Proteins co-encoded in one Papaver somniferum cultivar HN1 chromosome 5, ASM357369v1, whole genome shotgun sequence genomic window:
- the LOC113284496 gene encoding uncharacterized protein LOC113284496 encodes MDYLSEDIWFEIFTHLPLKRIFQLKLISKQWYSLISSSNFCTRKLNLCTFFYKIRFVRLPRIRYQFVPMLFSSNTDSSDYFMSDQAYIRYGFSFNFLLENMQEGLCILGSSNGLLLCRYPLPLWGGDPPYYYFICNPLTRDWIPIPGSIYDDDEHESRALVCESSSSTWNTSPSGFKVVRIPEITVPTKKFYLKISSSSTGCWKNRKVLRSDKITMLYENTKKVVSDQNERLYWIVETNKILVYDLKNNVGGSGECMLIGMPKYEEKDHGSVGDSVLLYHLLPSRKGLSFTLESKIRRWMLVFGC; translated from the coding sequence ATGGATTATCTCTCAGAAGATATATGGTTTGAGATATTCACTCATCTCCCTCTAAAACGGATCTTTCAGCTGAAGCTTATTTCTAAACAATGGTATTCTCTAATCTCTAGCAGTAATTTTTGTACCAGGAAATTGAATCTATGCACTTTCTTTTATAAGATTCGCTTTGTTCGTCTACCTCGTATTCGTTATCAATTTGTTCCGATGCTATTTTCAAGCAATACGGATTCTTCTGATTATTTCATGTCTGATCAAGCTTATATCCGTTATGGGTTTTCTTTTAACTTCCTTCTGGAAAACATGCAAGAAGGACTATGTATTTTAGGTTCTAGCAATGGTTTGCTTCTGTGTCGTTATCCACTTCCTCTCTGGGGTGGCGACCCGCCATACTACTATTTCATTTGTAACCCACTCACCAGAGATTGGATTCCAATACCCGGTTCgatatatgatgatgatgagcaTGAATCTCGCGCTTTGGTATGTGAATCGTCCTCGTCCACCTGGAACACTAGTCCTAGTGGTTTCAAGGTGGTTCGTATACCAGAAATTACTGTACCCACTAAGAAATTTTATCTTAAAATTTCTTCTTCGAGTACAGGTTGTTGGAAAAATCGTAAGGTTTTGCGCTCGGATAAAATCACTATGCTGTATGAAAACACAAAGAAAGTAGTTAGTGATCAAAATGAACGCTTGTATTGGATTGTAGAAACAAATAAGATTTTAGTTTATGATCTCAAGAATAATGTAGGTGGTAGTGGTGAATGTATGCTGATTGGCATGCCGAAGTACGAAGAAAAGGACCATGGATCAGTCGGTGACTCGGTGCTACTCTATCATCTCTTGCCGAGTCGGAAGGGTTTATCTTTTACATTAGAGTCGAAAATAAGAAGATGGATGTTGGTGTTTGGTTGCTAG